Within the Oryctolagus cuniculus chromosome 19, mOryCun1.1, whole genome shotgun sequence genome, the region ACTGGGGCTGGTGAAGTTTAAGGCAACGTCCTTGACATTTTCAGGGGCAGTAGGCCGGGCCCCTGGGTTAAATGGAAAACAGGGGGCAGGGGTTCGGggcaacagattaagccaccgcttgggatgcctgcatcccacatcagagttcccggttggactcccagctgctccacttccactccagctcccctaatgcatcctgggaggcagcatatgatgcacaagtgccctggccctgctgctcatgtgggagcccagatagagtccctggcttgtggcttcagcctggcctaggcctggctgtgCGGGCACGTGGAGAGCgaaaccgtggatggaagatccccatctctctctctctccctgtcactctacctttcaaggagaagaaaataaacacgTTTTTAAATTGCCAAAGagaggaccagcattgtggcacagcgggttaaactgcctacctgctacaccagcatcctataaatttttttatttaattttttacttttattattttttagaggaagattttatttaataaatataaatttcaaaagtagaacttttggattCTAGCAGTGCATCCTGTAAGttgaagtgctggttcgagtcctagctacctGCTTCCCATCTAATTCCCTTGAACATGCCTCGGAAGGTAGCAGACAAGGGAACAAatatttgggaccctgtcaccatGTCTGAGACCCTAAGagagaagcctggctcctggctttgggctgtccCATCCTCAATGTGGTAgccattaaaaaatatatttatgtcttatttgaaagagtggcagagagaaaagagagaaagatcttccattcctggcttcacttcccagatgaccacaacggacaggcctggaccaggccaaagccaggaaccaggagcttcatccgggtctcccacatgggagctggggtccaagcacttgggccatcctctgcctctttcccaggcgcattagtagggagctgggttggaaatggagcagccgggacacgaactggtgcccatacacggggtgctggcattgccgccagcagctttacccacaacgccacaacaccggccccctaaATAAATAGTGTTACAAATTCTAGTGTGAACAGATGGACAGGTGGGAGCTTGGTGTTCCACCGCCTTCCCGCTCTGCGCTGGTGCTTCAGTCACTACATGGGCAAATGTGGACTCCTGGAAAGGATGGGCGGGGCCCTGGGACCCCTTCAGGGCCTCTGTCTTAAGGGTCCTGGGAGTTTCCTGCAGGCATcaagggagagaatcagcagtgaaaggcagacagaggacaAGGGACAAGGTCAAGCCGAGTGGCTGGGTGAGGTGACAGTTCCGTCAAAGGTTACCTGAAGgccaaggagaagagaggagacacCTTGGCATTCCTGGCCTGGGTGCACCTGCGCTCCCGGAAGTGCGCCGCCCTACTTCCGGTTCTGGAGGGCGGGACTCCCTTTGCCATCTGGGATGAGCCCCCAGTCCCAGATGATGAGccagctggaggggagggagtgggatgcCCTGAGCGACGGGTCAGGAGCCACTGATAAGCGATGCTACTTACTCCAGACCCTCCATGGCCTCCATGCTTCTGTCTTCTTGGAAGACCTGCTGACTCAGAGGGGTCACAGAACCAGTCCTGGAGTCGCCAGACAACAGGACTCGGGGCTTGAGGTGGAGAGATCCACCCTCGCGGGGCCGAAGGAGTCTGACACCCACTCTGAAGTCTCAGACccgagggtgggggagggctccaGGACCTTTCTGCCATGGTGTCTGAGagtctggggcaggggcccagccccaccctgccccaaggAGCACCTGCACCCCCTCAGCGCCTCAGCTTCCCTCATGCTCCCTGGAATGACATCTCTTGGGAGGAGGGCAACTTGCAGCCCAAGTCACCCTTCTCAGAGACAGATGGTTTGAGAAGGCGCTGGCAGGTTGAGGCTGGATGGCTGGCTAGACTTGCTAATGTACAAGATAGTCCCCATGATGTGATAGAACTCATAAAGTGGTATATGGTTGTACGGGTGTTTGCCATGCCATTCTTTAAACTTTACTGCCTGCTTGtttttcgcttttttttttttccttcgtttctttttttttttattttgtatcaaaatatcagaaaagagggggaaaaattcttttttaaaacatttatttatttatttgaaagtcagtgttacacagacagagaagaagacacagagagagagagagagagatgaagacagaggtcttccatgtgatggttctctccccagatgaggGAACTTCCATAGCGATCcatcggatcggctcagttctggccattgcaaccatgtggggagtgaagcagtggatgaagacctcgctctctctctctctctcccttcccacacttaataaataaaataagttaatcGAAAGCTGTGGTGACCATGTCTCAAGCTTGTCCTGCCCCTCCTGGGCTCTGGCACTCAGCCGAGTGGACCCCACCTTGTCATCCCTAAGCTTTCCGGGAGGGACAGACCCTGCCCAACACCTGATCCCAAGAGGTTGAGCTTGTTTGCTCAGGAGGTGAGGTTCCCTTGAtaaagagcaggagggagggcttGGAGCTGGTAGAAAAGTTCTGGAAGGTTCTAAGGGGTTACCTTGCACCTGAAGCTCCCAGGTGAGAGGTGTTAGGGATTCCTGGGTCTGCCTTTGAGGGGGTGGGGATTCAGATCTGATCTGGTCTGGGGAAGGGGATGCCTGGATTGAGTGGCAGGGAGTGTTAGTGAAGTGGGCACCTGGGTTGAAGCTATCTTGGTGCAGAGATGTGTCAGCTGTCAGTTGAAGGACTAGGAACCTGGGACACTCAGGTGACTGGGAAAGGCCAGGCGTGTGTCGGTGGACAAAGAATCGTGAcaaagatcccatctgctggttcactcccccacatggccgcaatggccagagctgggccaatctaagccaggagccttgagcttcttccaggtctcccaagggggtgtagagtcccaagtgcttgggccatcttccaccgacttcccagggcactagcagagagctggatcggaagtggagcagacgggacttgaactggtgcccatatgggatggcggctccAGGGGCGGAGGACTCACCTACTGCACTCCAGCGGCCAGCTTGTCGGTGTTGGCTCTGATGCTGGGTTCAAGAAATTCAGCCGTCTCCAGGCTGAGGCCTATCCTCCAGTCCTAATTCAGAAAGTCCCCGTCCTGGCTGTGTCAGGACACAGCGCACACCAAGAGTGAGCGCTGACCTTCTGCTTGGAGGGGAAAAGGAGGGCGTGGCTACAGCCAGACCAAGGGCGGGCCAGTGACAGTTGGACCCTGGAACATCAGGTCTGGAGGATGCATTGCAGCCTGTGGACAGTGCTGTGCACCTTGAGCCTGGGTCTGGCTAGGTGGGAGCTGAAGGGTCAGGCCACCCGGAGgccagagggaaagggggaaacCTCCCCCTCTGCTCTCTTCTTCCCCCTGCAGCCTCACGATGTGGACCTTCATGCTCCTGGGCCTTCTCTGTGCCTCGGCCTCTGCCAGTGCCAGTAAGTGAGCCGCTGGGACTCTGGGGGCGGGTGGCGGGAAGGGGCCCCTGCTCGGCTGGTGGCCAAGGCTTGCAGGGCTGACCCTGAGCGGTGGGAACTGGGAGGTCCTTGCCTCCAAGcccccctttctttccactgcagtCCAGGCCAGGTCCTCCTCCTACAGTGGCGAGTACGGAAGTCCAGGAGGAGAGCCATTCTCCCACTCCGGCCTCCAGCTGGAAGGGCCCATCACAGCCATCCGTGTCCGGGTTGACAGCCGCTATATTGTGGGGTAAGGCTCTTCCGTGTTCCTCCAAGGTCTTAGAACTCAGGAAGTGCTCTTTCACTCTGGGCCACCTGTGGCTCAACCAACAGGTCCCTAGTGAGGCGGGATATGGGGATAGCTGTGAGAGGACTCGGCTTCCAGAACCATACCCTTTGGACTCCTCCCTCCCCGAATATGCCTGATGGTGGCAAATCATTAATAACCACTAACTCTCAGGGGCCTGGAAGTcgaccagcccagcccacccgcTTTCTGCAGTTCAAAGTTTCTTTCCAATAtccctgctgggtgccctgcaACTTTGCTCAACGCCTCTCTTGAGCAGTCCCCACTCCATTGCCAGTTGGAAAATTCTATCATGTGCAGAGCCAAAGTGTGTCCCCTGATCCTGGAtctgcctcctgggacagcagggacaagcctcttccctctcccacaagggagcCACTCAGCTGTTAGAAAATCCCTTTGCTTCCACAAGTGcgggaatgggggaggggcatCGTAGGAGGCTGGACTCCAAATTCAAGGCCTgccatgtgctgtgtgtgggCGACTCTGGGCAagctgccttccttctctgcacttgctgtcagccaggccaggagctgaagttctttgtgtggtcctccaGGGCTCACCCGGCCTACACTTTTGGGGCAACTAGCAGGGACTGCTCATGCTAGTGTCCAGTTTGGAGGACTCCACGTGCAGGCCAAAAGGTCCTGAACTCTGATGACCTAATCAGTGTCCccgttcctgccctcccacccgtcCCAGTCTCCAGGTGCGCTATGGCCAGGTGTGGAGCGACTACGTGGGCAgcaacctgggagacctggaggagatctTTCTGCATCCAGGGGAGTCGGTGATCGAGGTGTCTGGGACATACAGAAACTATCTGAAGTCCCTGAACTTTTTCACCAACTACGGTCGCATCCTGTCCTTTGGGAATGGCAGAGGCGTAATCTTC harbors:
- the LOC138847080 gene encoding zymogen granule membrane protein 16-like, whose translation is MWTFMLLGLLCASASASAIQARSSSYSGEYGSPGGEPFSHSGLQLEGPITAIRVRVDSRYIVGLQVRYGQVWSDYVGSNLGDLEEIFLHPGESVIEVSGTYRNYLKSLNFFTNYGRILSFGNGRGVIFHAVPLHLDAVLRFISGRAGLFVNAIGLHWDTIPETAPATAEPASSVAGPRGGV